CTCCTTCATCTTGGAACAGATTTGTGGGATTCAGTGAAGGTGGAGAATGTATCCCTTTTCATAAACAAGGAGCTCATCCATGTCCCTCTCCGAAATTATATACATGTTTGTCTGGTGAACAATGGCTCCGGGGTTCCGTTTATATCAGCATTAGAATTAAGGCGTTTGAACATTACATCCTATCAAACACAAATTGGGTCCTTGGCACTTAACCGGCGGCTTGACATTGGACAAATAGCACCTGATCTAAAATCTTATAGGTGAGTCCTTTACtaatatatatagaatatataGAATATACCAACATATTCAGTATCTTGGACAGCTTAAGCTAATGAAACCAATGTATATATGTTCATCATCTCTATTTATAGGTATCCAAAGGATATTTATGATCGCTTTTGGTATCCCTATGAGGATGTTGACAATCAGTGGTTAACATTGGATACTTCATTCACCGTCGACTTTGACAAACATAACAGCTTCCAACCAGCATCAATTGTCATGAGCACAGCTGCCACATCACAAAATCCTAATGTTCCCTTGAATTTATGGTGGGATCCTCCTATTGATGCAGACGATACAGAATATTATGTTTACATGCACTTTGCAGAAATTGAACAGCTCCAATCCAACGAGTCCAGAATGCAGTACATTACTAACCATGGAGAGCTCTACCGGAAGTCATTTGCTGCTAGTTATTTGTACACCACAACAATTTACAGCAGGACAGGTTTGAGAGGAGGGCAGAATTTTTCAATCATCAAGGATGACAACTCTACCCTTCCACCCAGTATCAATGGAGTTGAGGTTTACACACTGAAAGAATTCCTAGAATTAGAAACAAAGCAAGAGGATGGTGAGTAATTCTTCCGAAATATACCTTAAGATTAATTTCAGCACTATATACTGACtttattatttaattagttCTTAACTTCTTATGTATATGGGATTCATTTTgatgagatttctttgtttacTGTGAAATATATTAGTTGAAGCAATCACAAACGTCAAGTCAACTTATGAAATTACAAAGAATTGGCAGGGAGATCCATGTCTCCCACTAAACTACTCGTGGGAAGGCCTAAAATGTAGCTATCCTGAAGATGACTCCCCAAGAATCATTTCCTTGTAAGTATATATCCCTCTTCGATTACAAAAGATTCAAGTTCAAATATGTCGTAGTGATAAATAAGTAATAGAAAATGCATGCAATCTGCAGGGACTTGTCGATGAGTGGATTAACAGGAGAGATTTCTCATTCAATATCCAATCTCGCAATGATACAAACAttgtaagtgtgtgtgtgtgtgtgtgtgtgtgtgtgtgtgtgtgtgttaccAACATGACAAGGTAAATACGTACCATAAGGTTAAAACTTAAAATCCATTTGTATACTCAACAGCTGATGAATGAATTCATTTCAGGGATTTATCAAACAACAACTTGACAGGACCAATTCCGGACTTTTTGTCTCAATTGCCAGATTTAAATGTCCTGTAAGTTATCAATCAGAATAGGTGTAAATTGCAACTAAATCCTTCGATTCGCTTGCAAGCATGGTGATAGATATAGTGCTTGATTTAATTACCTTTGTAGGAACCTGGAGAAAAACAAGTTCACAGGCTCACTTCCACTAGGACTCGTTGAAAGAAGGAAGAATGGCCTCCTATCAATAAGGTGTGGTTTTTTACAGCTTAGAGACTATTAATGCAGATGCATGATCATGTATTCTCGTACAAATTTAGATATTATTGAAAATTACGGCATCGTATCTAATAATTGAGGAGTTTTAACTACTAAAAGTCTAACTACTGTTACTATCAACCATTTTTATGTCAGTTTGTGTGACAACCCAAATCTAGCCGCAAATGAATCTTGcacaacaaaaaagaagaacaaaagcaTTATTCCAATAATTGGAGCTATTGCCGGAATTTCAACCCTCATGTTAGCTGGAGcagttttcttctgtttctgtaAAAAGAAAAGACTACATGGTAAGCATATATGCTGAAATTTTAATGAAGGCTGAGGGTCTTATATAtaactcttatttttcttctgtttctgtaaaaagaaaagacaacATGGTAAGCATATATGCTGAAATTTTAATGAAGGCTGAGGGTCTTATATATAACTCTTATTTCATAACATGAACGTGTAGATCTTGATTACATAGTAATacttttttcatatatatatgccCATTAATTGAAATTGCGATTATGATGATCTTAGTAGCTGCAATCGATTCAAAACCCAACCCTGGATCAGTGGAACTCGAGCAAAAAAACCGAAAGTTTACATACTCTGAGATCCTCAAGATCACAAACAACCGGCAAAGGGTTCTTGGCAAAGGTGGATTTGGAACTGTTTATCATGGCTACATAGATGACAAAACTCAAGTAGCTGTCAAGCTGCTTTCACCATCATCAAGTCAAGGACTTCAACAATTTCACGCAGAGGCAAGTTTCTGAAAATAAACTAATGCAGTCTTTTCTAACTTAATCACGCGATGCACGAGTACGCTTCaccaatttctttatatttaggtttttctgttttttaatcttttaattttttttaatttttaatttttaattttttttgaaaataaaggtTCATTATATTAGTACGTTGACCAGCAAAAAAGCCACAGTCTAACATATacttaaagacagaaaaattACGAGGTAACAACCAAGCTCCTGTCTAAGTaatgtaaactcattacaagttaATTTGAGGCCACTTTATAAAGCGAacccataaacaaagaacaactccgtgtcttcGGAGGAAAAATCATCTTCTAGCTAGCCGTCTCTCCGCTAGGTACCAAATTGTGATATGAAAAGAAAACTACTTCCCAACAAACAAATAGGAGTCAATTCCTCATCCATAAGCTGCTTTTCTCTAGTCCAACTCAAGATAATTATCAATTTTGTAGAATCATGATCTGAATTACAACCGGCACTTTAGAGACCATAAGCCTAACATTTCTGAAGGAGGTCAGAATCTCATGCCAGGCCAGCGTTGAGCATTAAGTAACAGATGAGGGTGTCAAGGCGCCCTCCACCCTGGCCCAATTCAGAAAGGAACTAGACCTACTCCAATGGGCCCATAGGATGTTAAGCCCATGAGACCTAAGCCTAGACCCAGGCAAACTGACCAGCAGGAGCGCTTCCTCGTCCCTGCTGTCAACCGACAACCACCGCCGTCATCACCTCAGGCGGCCGGCCCGTCCGACCAAACATGAGCGCTGCGGCTCGAGATCAGCCCAACTAGCCCAGCCTGTAACAGAACCCTGAAAAAACAATCCCCTGCCAAGACCGGCTGGAAAGTGATAGAAACCCCAAGCGGTCACACGTTAATGGCCTATGAGCAACCTCAAACAGCAGCTAAAACCGCCTCCAAACCATCGCTGCAACAACAACCGTAGCTATAATCCAAACGACGATCTCCGCCGCTACACCCGATTCAAAACCTGACGACCTCGATCCCAAACCGCCGCCGCTAGACCCTTCTCCTTTCGGCCTCTCCCGACGATGAGAGAACCCGCCTGCTAGAGCCGATGATCAGATCCTCACAGGCTGGACCGAAAACCCCCAACACGGTTTGAGAAAAACCCCTCGCCGTACCCACAATCACCCAGAGATCCCTCCCTAGATCGCCGTCATCCACGATCGCCGCCTTGGTTGAAGGAAAGACACCGTCACCAGTCGAAAGCTAGGTTTCGAAAACGAAGATCGCTCCGAGAAGCTCGGAGGTGCCTTCTCTccaaatgttttttaatttcttttactaGGATAACTAttttagataatttcattataagtttttattttctagactAAAAGATACTTTAGACAATTCTCATATTGGTGAAGTCTATGATACCAAATGATGAATAGATAGATATGAAATTACGACAATGTGTTTGTGACCTCGTAAATTACAGGTTCATCTTCTTATGCGAGTTCATCATACAAACTTGACTAGCCTCGTTGGATATTGTGATGACGAAATCAACAAAGGGCTTGTTTACGAGTACATGGCCAATGGAAACTTGCAAGCATTTCTCTCAGGTTTGACTGCAATGGACAATTTAGTCTTCTGCTGAAACATTCTTGCATCACAATAGGATTGAATTTGCCAGTTATGACACAAATACCTAACCGTGTGACGTTTTATATTTGAATGAGTTTAGATCAAAGTTCAGGTGTCTTGACTTGGGAAGGAAGACTTCAAATAGCAACAGAAGCTGCGCAAGGTCTGCAACTGACTGATTTACATAATCCTTTGCTAACTAgtatctttaatttttttttttcttgaattcCTTCTTTTTAACTTGTGAGAAATGAAAATCATAATTCTGAATTGCAGGATTGGAGTATCTACACTATGGTTGTAAACCAGCTATGATCCATAGAGATGTGAAATCAACAAACATCCTACTCAATGAAAAGTTCAAAGCCAAACTCTCTGATTTTGGCCTGTCAAGAAACTTTGCTTCAGGAGATGTGTCTCATATAGTTACATGTGTTGCTGGTACTCCTGGCTACCTTGCACCTGAGtaagttttttttctctttctatttctttttttttttgttggtgtaCACCCTGAAATTTTGAATCCCAATTAATTAATGCCACGGTGCCTGTTTTGTTTATATGAGGCGAGCTTTGTCTAATTAGTTTCAAACATGGTGACTGAACTTGAGATGTTTGGTTGGCTTGAAGGTACCATCAATCAAACAGGCTGAATGAGAAGAGtgatgtttatagctttggGATTGTACTGCTTGAGATTATCACTGGTCAACCTGTTTATTCAAGAACAAATGGTGAGAGAACTCACATTATTAGATGGGTTGAACTCATGCTTCTGCAAGGAGACATTTACAGTATCATCGATCCGATGTTAGAGAGAACCTTCAATGTCAACTCTGCCTGGAAAGCTATTGAAATAGCAATGGCATGTGTATCTGCAGAGGCCAGCAAGAGGCCAGTCATGAGCAATGTTGTGATGGAACTAAAAAAGTGTTTGCCAGCACAGCTCGATCTAACAAACCACAGCAGCTATGAAACTGAACTAGGAAGTTCCATTGATGTGGTGTCTCAAAATAACTCCATCACTATGATGTGTCCCTCAGTAAGGTAGTTGTAGTACTTTTGTCGACAAAATAATGTCTCAACATACAATGCTATTAATCTGTATTATGTATGGTGGAAGCATTTGATGCCTGCTCCTGGTTTTATTTCACAATTATTCATCTGCAAAAGACACCCTATTtcctaaacaaagaaaatagtatTTGGAGcaaaaatgattaaatattgataaagtaatttggagttcacatccaaaaccaatctgcgatggatggagtggctcaaacccttataaacccacaaGCAACGTCTtattttttccatgtgggatgtatatattctcaacacggtCTCGCACGTGTTGCaaattttcaagtcatacacgtagacaactttgggtgataTGGAGTCCGTGTGGCCGCGGGGCATGCACACGGaagtaacccgctctgatataTATAagattcacatccaaaaccaattgacaatggatgaagtgactcaaacccttataaacccacaaGCAAGGtatcatttttcccatgtgggatgtatatattctcaacaaataTGAGTTGTTACTACAGATAAATGAATGTAGGATCTTAGATCCAACATGCACGAAAAATTAAACTCATCTTGTCCCTGTAACTCGAGCTAAAGTTCATAGGCATATGTCTGAAGAAGATAAAGACGGCGCAACGTCTCAACTCTCAACtgtttcatggtttttttttttttttttggtgtggctTTTTTGGGCCCTCCATTTCACAAtagagaaaagggaaatagGTCatctcaagaagaaaaaaaaaggaaagaaaaaaggggCGTAGGTTTAACAAACACAAAACCTAGCTAGGCAACGTTTTGCCTTCTTCTCTTCGATTGCGTTCTTTCTACCATGAGTCCATGCCCGAACACCTTTGGCCTCCTTGTGTCCTATCTTTGGGCTTTCCCTACCCTTGTTCCATAGAACTCTTCCATTCCATCCTCCCTTTCTTCTAAGAGGCATGACAGATGCAACTTCTCGAAGATGCTTTCCGGGGGTTGTTGCGGATACTTTCCGGGGGTTGTTGCGGATACTCTGCAGCCTCCACCTCGCCTTTGCAATAttgctctctttcttttctggcGGTGTAGTAGGGTGGAACCTCCTCTATCTTTGAGCTTTTGGTTATGGGTTTGCGGTTGAGACATACACCCAATGTTTCTGCGCAGCTGGCCGACGGAACCCAAATATAGCAGCACCCAAACTTTATCATATCAATGGGTAATTTATCCACATGGGCTGAAATTGCGTCATTTATCTGGTACTCTGACTTTCACTAGAAGTAGTTGATTACTTATGACATTTAAGCTTGGACCTCCATGTGGGAAAACCGTTTTGTTAAGGGAAATTGGTTCAAACAGTACGTGAATTATTGCTCTTTAAAAATTTCAGTACCTCACATTTTGAAAATATTAGAACGGGACCTAAGATTCTCAACCCGACCGAAGATAGATACCTAGAGCCGTTAGCTCCTCCCTCCCTgttctttcttatcttcttcttccttagaCGCCAGCATATAGCGGTCCTTGGCCAATTCGCGCATCAGAAAATCAATTCGCCGAAGCCGCTTTTGATCACCACCGTATGGCTTGATCTGGCAACGGCCAAGCCCATGCCGAGGGGGATGATCGAAGGTAAATCTCGGTTGCGGTGGAGACATCAGCAAcagcggaggaggaggaagcaCTAATTTCCTCAACCTCCACACCGCTTCGTAGGCCTCCCATCAAAGGACGAGTTCCAGCAATCAAGGAGCTTTCTCTTTGATCTGGAAAAGAAGAtgagaaaggagagaggaaaAATAGCTTCCTCTATATCATTTTCTATATCAACGAGCTTTCTCTTTCAAATCTTTTTCTTTGATCTTGCGATTTTAGTTTCAAGATTTACATTGCCCAATTCAATGGCTAGGTCCAAGAAGAGTTCTATCAAGCCTAATTTTCTAGcattttgtctttcattttctaTGCTTCTCTAGCCAGAAAATGATTTTGTTCTTGGAGAATTTTGTGTATACAGATTTGATGATCGAGTTTGAGAATTAGTAGAGCTTTTATATGTGCATAATAAAAAAGATAGTGGTATTCTCTGGTCCAGCTCCCATTGCCATTGAATCAGACCAGCAACTGAGAGCATTGTAAATAGCCATCACTAGGCTGTTAGTTTTCATTAGGCTTTTGGTGCAAACCAAAGCTGAGCATTGCTAAGgtttggtgccttagattagcatttttatttgttttctttttctttttcttttgtttgctaagtgtctttactTCCGATTACTCAAGGATTGTGAgttagccactaatcctcgtggtacgataaactttgggcataatattttcctatcttgacaatgatacgtacgcttgcgtaa
This portion of the Rosa chinensis cultivar Old Blush chromosome 1, RchiOBHm-V2, whole genome shotgun sequence genome encodes:
- the LOC112192009 gene encoding senescence-induced receptor-like serine/threonine-protein kinase isoform X1 — protein: MMLLPLKQILFALLGGFSLILLVHAEDDQSGFISIDCGRTQNSSYTEKTTGINYISDTGFIDTGESKLVLRYVKDIYQQPYWGVRSFPEGIRNCYKINVTSGDKYLIRASFVYGNYDSKDELPTFLLHLGTDLWDSVKVENVSLFINKELIHVPLRNYIHVCLVNNGSGVPFISALELRRLNITSYQTQIGSLALNRRLDIGQIAPDLKSYRYPKDIYDRFWYPYEDVDNQWLTLDTSFTVDFDKHNSFQPASIVMSTAATSQNPNVPLNLWWDPPIDADDTEYYVYMHFAEIEQLQSNESRMQYITNHGELYRKSFAASYLYTTTIYSRTGLRGGQNFSIIKDDNSTLPPSINGVEVYTLKEFLELETKQEDVEAITNVKSTYEITKNWQGDPCLPLNYSWEGLKCSYPEDDSPRIISLDLSMSGLTGEISHSISNLAMIQTLDLSNNNLTGPIPDFLSQLPDLNVLNLEKNKFTGSLPLGLVERRKNGLLSISLCDNPNLAANESCTTKKKNKSIIPIIGAIAGISTLMLAGAVFFCFCKKKRLHVAAIDSKPNPGSVELEQKNRKFTYSEILKITNNRQRVLGKGGFGTVYHGYIDDKTQVAVKLLSPSSSQGLQQFHAEVHLLMRVHHTNLTSLVGYCDDEINKGLVYEYMANGNLQAFLSDQSSGVLTWEGRLQIATEAAQGLEYLHYGCKPAMIHRDVKSTNILLNEKFKAKLSDFGLSRNFASGDVSHIVTCVAGTPGYLAPEYHQSNRLNEKSDVYSFGIVLLEIITGQPVYSRTNGERTHIIRWVELMLLQGDIYSIIDPMLERTFNVNSAWKAIEIAMACVSAEASKRPVMSNVVMELKKCLPAQLDLTNHSSYETELGSSIDVVSQNNSITMMCPSVR
- the LOC112192009 gene encoding senescence-induced receptor-like serine/threonine-protein kinase isoform X2 — translated: MMLLPLKQILFALLGGFSLILLVHAEDDQSGFISIDCGRTQNSSYTEKTTGINYISDTGFIDTGESKLVLRYVKDIYQQPYWGVRSFPEGIRNCYKINVTSGDKYLIRASFVYGNYDSKDELPTFLLHLGTDLWDSVKVENVSLFINKELIHVPLRNYIHVCLVNNGSGVPFISALELRRLNITSYQTQIGSLALNRRLDIGQIAPDLKSYRYPKDIYDRFWYPYEDVDNQWLTLDTSFTVDFDKHNSFQPASIVMSTAATSQNPNVPLNLWWDPPIDADDTEYYVYMHFAEIEQLQSNESRMQYITNHGELYRKSFAASYLYTTTIYSRTGLRGGQNFSIIKDDNSTLPPSINGVEVYTLKEFLELETKQEDVEAITNVKSTYEITKNWQGDPCLPLNYSWEGLKCSYPEDDSPRIISLDLSMSGLTGEISHSISNLAMIQTLDLSNNNLTGPIPDFLSQLPDLNVLNLEKNKFTGSLPLGLVERRKNGLLSISLCDNPNLAANESCTTKKKNKSIIPIIGAIAGISTLMLAGAVFFCFCKKKRLHAAIDSKPNPGSVELEQKNRKFTYSEILKITNNRQRVLGKGGFGTVYHGYIDDKTQVAVKLLSPSSSQGLQQFHAEVHLLMRVHHTNLTSLVGYCDDEINKGLVYEYMANGNLQAFLSDQSSGVLTWEGRLQIATEAAQGLEYLHYGCKPAMIHRDVKSTNILLNEKFKAKLSDFGLSRNFASGDVSHIVTCVAGTPGYLAPEYHQSNRLNEKSDVYSFGIVLLEIITGQPVYSRTNGERTHIIRWVELMLLQGDIYSIIDPMLERTFNVNSAWKAIEIAMACVSAEASKRPVMSNVVMELKKCLPAQLDLTNHSSYETELGSSIDVVSQNNSITMMCPSVR